A portion of the Streptomyces platensis genome contains these proteins:
- a CDS encoding diaminobutyrate--2-oxoglutarate transaminase family protein, whose product MALTETVPAAPAHEGILRRQSLRESAARTYARSLPIVPVRARGLTIEGADGRRYLDCLSGAGTLALGHNHPVVLEAIRSVLDSGAPLHVLDLATPVKDAFTTELFATLPGELAEKARIQFCGPAGTDAVEAAFKLVRTATGRDGLMAFSGAYHGMTSEALAASGGAQHTSVVRLPYPYDYRCPFGTGGERGAELAARWTQNLLDDHKSGVPSPAGMILEPVQGEGGVIPAPDGWLRRMREITAARQIPLIVDEVQTGVGRTGAFWAVDHSGIVPDVIVLSKAIGGSLPLAVIVYREELDAWQPGAHAGTFRGNQLAMAAGAATLAYVRANGLDRRAGELGARMLARLTSLAAAHDCIGDVRGRGLMLGVELVDRDADADATGGRPAAPELAAAVRDACLDRGLIVELGGRHSAVVRLLPPLTITDEQADAILDRLADAITAAVRTTPGPMGSSPTTLRGTTP is encoded by the coding sequence GTGGCGTTGACCGAAACCGTGCCGGCCGCGCCGGCCCACGAGGGGATCCTGCGCCGGCAGTCCCTGCGTGAGTCCGCCGCCCGCACCTACGCGCGCTCGCTGCCCATCGTCCCGGTACGCGCCCGCGGGCTCACCATCGAGGGCGCCGACGGCAGGCGCTATCTCGACTGTCTCTCCGGCGCCGGCACCCTGGCGCTCGGCCACAACCACCCCGTGGTGCTCGAAGCGATCCGCAGCGTCCTCGATTCCGGTGCACCGCTGCACGTCCTCGACCTGGCCACACCCGTCAAGGACGCCTTCACCACCGAGCTCTTCGCCACGCTGCCCGGAGAGTTGGCCGAAAAGGCGCGCATCCAGTTCTGTGGCCCGGCCGGCACGGACGCCGTCGAGGCCGCCTTCAAACTCGTCCGCACCGCGACCGGCCGGGACGGCCTGATGGCCTTCTCCGGCGCCTACCACGGCATGACCTCGGAGGCGCTGGCCGCCTCCGGGGGAGCGCAGCACACCAGCGTGGTCCGGCTGCCCTACCCGTACGACTACCGCTGCCCCTTCGGGACCGGCGGCGAGCGCGGAGCCGAACTCGCCGCGCGCTGGACCCAGAACCTCCTCGACGACCACAAGAGCGGGGTGCCCAGCCCGGCCGGGATGATCCTGGAACCCGTCCAGGGCGAGGGCGGGGTGATCCCCGCACCGGACGGCTGGCTGCGGCGGATGCGGGAGATCACCGCCGCCCGGCAGATCCCGCTGATCGTGGACGAGGTGCAGACCGGGGTCGGCCGCACCGGCGCCTTCTGGGCGGTGGACCACAGCGGCATCGTGCCCGACGTGATCGTGCTGTCGAAGGCGATCGGCGGCAGCCTGCCGCTCGCCGTGATCGTCTACCGCGAGGAACTGGACGCCTGGCAGCCCGGCGCGCACGCCGGCACGTTCCGCGGCAATCAGCTCGCCATGGCCGCCGGCGCCGCCACCCTCGCCTATGTCCGCGCGAACGGCCTCGACCGGCGGGCCGGGGAGCTCGGCGCCCGGATGCTCGCCCGGCTCACCTCCCTCGCCGCCGCTCATGACTGCATCGGCGACGTCCGCGGCCGCGGCCTGATGCTCGGTGTCGAACTCGTCGACCGCGACGCCGACGCCGATGCCACCGGCGGCCGCCCCGCCGCCCCCGAGCTCGCCGCCGCCGTCCGGGACGCCTGCCTGGACCGCGGCCTGATCGTCGAACTGGGCGGGAGGCACTCCGCCGTCGTCCGGCTGCTGCCACCCCTGACCATCACCGACGAACAGGCGGACGCCATCCTCGACCGCCTGGCCGACGCCATCACGGCGGCGGTCCGCACCACCCCCGGGCCGATGGGCTCGTCCCCCACGACATTGCGAGGCACCACCCCATGA
- a CDS encoding IucA/IucC family protein, with translation MSPEPQPQPQPSHRAWQHAARRLFAKILAEFAYEEVFTPEPDGTAPDGTPQYRLPVTEALVYRFRARRGAYGHWRVDPASITPDTDPFHFLTHAHDTVLGLSGDTTGHLIRELTATLAADTRLDATALGAAELADLDYASLEGHQTGHPWLVANKGRLGFSATDAATWAPEARTARRLPWLAAHHSIAHYRGIPTLATPDRLYGEELTPATRHAFARTIRDEGFDPADYLYLPVHPWQWDETIAPLFAPQLADRSIIALPTDNDLRLPQQSIRTFLNLSRPEARTVKLPLSILNTLVWRGLPTERTLAAPAVTRWVHGLRDADPYLRDETRVILLGETASVTVEHPLYDRLPGVPYQFKELLGCIWREPVSGQLDPGERARTLAALLQTDSRGRALTAELVRRSGLAPRAWLARLFAALLPPLLHFLYQYGTVFSPHGENAIVVFDEHDVPTRLAVKDFVDDVNTSSVPLSEHDSMPDDVRAVLLTEPPAFLTQFIHSGLFVGVFRYLAPLCADQLGVPEAEFWSLVRAEILRHHERFPALKERHETFDLLTPRIERLCLNRNRLHVDGYRDRTDRPHAAVHGTVPNPLHMP, from the coding sequence TTGTCTCCTGAGCCCCAGCCCCAGCCCCAGCCCTCGCACCGCGCCTGGCAGCACGCCGCGCGCCGACTGTTCGCCAAGATCCTGGCGGAGTTCGCCTACGAGGAAGTTTTCACCCCCGAGCCCGACGGCACCGCCCCCGACGGCACCCCGCAATACCGCCTGCCGGTCACCGAGGCCCTGGTCTACCGCTTCCGTGCCCGACGCGGCGCCTACGGCCACTGGCGCGTCGACCCCGCTTCGATCACCCCGGACACCGACCCCTTCCACTTCCTCACGCATGCCCACGACACCGTGCTGGGCCTGTCCGGCGACACCACCGGCCACCTCATCCGCGAACTGACCGCCACCCTCGCCGCCGACACCCGCCTCGACGCCACCGCGCTCGGCGCCGCCGAACTCGCCGACCTGGACTACGCCTCCCTCGAAGGCCACCAGACCGGCCACCCCTGGCTCGTCGCGAACAAGGGCCGGCTCGGCTTCTCCGCCACCGACGCGGCGACCTGGGCCCCCGAGGCCCGCACCGCCCGGCGCCTGCCCTGGCTCGCCGCGCACCACAGCATCGCCCACTACCGCGGTATCCCCACCCTGGCCACCCCCGACCGTCTCTACGGCGAGGAACTCACCCCCGCCACCCGGCACGCCTTCGCCCGCACCATCCGCGACGAGGGTTTCGACCCCGCCGACTACCTCTATCTCCCCGTGCACCCCTGGCAATGGGACGAGACCATCGCCCCGCTCTTCGCCCCGCAACTCGCGGACAGATCCATCATCGCGCTGCCCACTGACAACGACCTCCGCCTGCCGCAGCAGTCGATCCGCACCTTCCTCAACCTCAGCCGGCCCGAGGCCCGGACGGTCAAGCTGCCGCTGTCCATCCTCAACACCCTCGTCTGGCGCGGCCTGCCCACCGAGCGCACCCTCGCCGCGCCCGCCGTCACCCGCTGGGTCCACGGCCTGCGCGACGCCGACCCGTATCTGCGCGACGAGACCCGGGTGATCCTGCTCGGTGAGACCGCGTCCGTCACTGTCGAGCACCCCCTCTACGACCGGCTGCCCGGCGTCCCGTACCAGTTCAAGGAGCTGCTCGGCTGTATCTGGCGCGAGCCCGTCAGCGGCCAGCTGGACCCCGGCGAACGCGCCCGCACCCTGGCCGCGCTGTTGCAGACCGATTCCCGGGGCCGGGCCCTGACCGCGGAGCTGGTGCGCCGCTCGGGGCTGGCCCCGCGCGCCTGGCTGGCCCGGCTGTTCGCCGCGCTGCTGCCGCCGCTGCTGCACTTCCTCTACCAATACGGCACGGTCTTCTCCCCGCACGGCGAGAACGCCATCGTCGTCTTCGACGAGCACGACGTCCCCACCCGCCTCGCGGTCAAGGACTTCGTCGACGACGTCAACACCAGCTCCGTGCCGCTCTCTGAGCACGACTCCATGCCGGACGACGTACGGGCGGTGCTGCTGACCGAACCGCCCGCCTTCCTCACCCAGTTCATCCACTCCGGCCTGTTCGTCGGCGTCTTCCGCTACCTCGCGCCGCTGTGCGCGGACCAACTGGGCGTGCCCGAGGCCGAGTTCTGGTCACTCGTACGGGCGGAGATCCTGCGCCACCACGAACGTTTCCCCGCTCTCAAGGAGCGGCACGAGACCTTCGACCTGCTCACCCCGCGGATCGAGCGGCTGTGTCTGAACCGCAACCGTCTGCATGTGGACGGTTACCGGGACCGCACCGACCGCCCGCACGCGGCCGTGCACGGCACCGTCCCCAATCCGCTCCACATGCCGTGA
- a CDS encoding trypsin-like serine peptidase: MRSIRRPVLAAAALTAVLALTATGCGPEGDNADAKPTQAAGQEAGGGDFKIPQDIQDKLREHGVDLDKWKNGEWKNWDRDKWLREAGEFINPIIKDFWDKDKIDKVKPPQDPSKPEDISEDQGKTDPEPSAVPAQAVKTPYTSTAPGVGLLLFSTPEGDSRCSATVVKDPAHPGKSNLVWTAAHCVHAGKNGGWYRNMMFVPNFNKTGGSAAELKGKPFEDRVPSGKWWADDMATSQQWIKAGGAVPGVPMAPYDYALMHVKSEQGTGGKSLEEMAGGAYEVDFNAPAMAKIPSLTAQGYPAEPPFDGAAQQQCTDKPTRLSMDAKKPTMYRIGCTMTGGSSGGPWFAKDASGKQVLISNMSMGPRPARWSAGPHLGPEAKTLFDNMSKKWASKQ; the protein is encoded by the coding sequence ATGCGATCCATACGTCGGCCAGTCCTGGCCGCCGCCGCTCTCACCGCCGTCCTGGCGCTGACCGCCACCGGCTGCGGGCCGGAAGGCGACAACGCGGACGCCAAGCCCACCCAGGCCGCCGGCCAGGAAGCGGGCGGGGGTGACTTCAAGATCCCTCAGGACATCCAGGACAAGCTCAGGGAACACGGCGTCGACCTGGACAAGTGGAAGAACGGCGAGTGGAAGAACTGGGACCGGGACAAGTGGCTCCGGGAAGCCGGGGAGTTCATCAACCCGATCATCAAGGACTTCTGGGACAAGGACAAGATCGACAAGGTCAAGCCGCCCCAGGACCCCAGCAAGCCTGAGGACATCTCCGAGGACCAGGGGAAGACCGACCCCGAGCCGTCCGCCGTCCCGGCGCAGGCCGTCAAGACCCCGTACACCTCCACCGCCCCCGGCGTGGGCCTGCTGCTCTTCAGCACCCCCGAGGGCGATTCGCGCTGCTCCGCCACCGTCGTCAAGGACCCGGCGCACCCCGGTAAGTCCAACCTGGTGTGGACCGCGGCGCACTGTGTGCACGCCGGCAAGAACGGCGGCTGGTACCGCAACATGATGTTCGTGCCGAACTTCAACAAGACCGGTGGTTCCGCCGCTGAGTTGAAGGGCAAGCCCTTCGAGGACCGGGTCCCCTCGGGCAAGTGGTGGGCGGACGACATGGCGACGTCCCAGCAGTGGATCAAGGCCGGCGGCGCGGTTCCGGGTGTCCCGATGGCTCCGTACGACTACGCGCTGATGCATGTGAAGTCCGAGCAGGGCACCGGCGGCAAGTCGCTGGAGGAGATGGCCGGCGGCGCCTACGAGGTCGACTTCAACGCCCCGGCGATGGCCAAGATCCCGAGCCTGACCGCACAGGGCTACCCGGCCGAGCCGCCGTTCGACGGTGCGGCGCAGCAGCAGTGCACCGACAAGCCGACCCGGCTGTCGATGGACGCCAAGAAGCCGACCATGTACCGGATCGGCTGCACCATGACCGGTGGTTCCTCCGGTGGCCCCTGGTTCGCCAAGGACGCGAGCGGCAAGCAGGTGCTGATCTCCAACATGTCGATGGGGCCGCGTCCGGCCCGCTGGTCGGCCGGTCCGCACCTGGGCCCCGAGGCCAAGACCCTCTTCGACAACATGAGCAAGAAGTGGGCGAGCAAGCAGTAG
- a CDS encoding M1 family metallopeptidase yields MSLPLRRPSRDPDRPVPVLPRGPSGRGRRTGLRAAALGLAALATLGVAEPPAVGPQGLGDRLFPTLGNTGYDVTSYDVSLDYSGHNDRPLNVTTQITARATDELDHLNLDFARGAVRSVKIGGLAARHEQHGEDLVLTPAFHISRGQDLKITIEHTSDPGGKGDGGWIRTADGLAMANQADAAHRVFPCNDHPSDKALFTFHITAPQQLTAVANGLPLRPGARAGRRTWTYRTDHPMATELAQVSIGKSSVLLRHGPHGLPIRDVVPTADRAALAHWLAKTPGHVTWMERKVGPYPFEAYGVLIANARTGFELETQTLSLFEKALFTAGQLPDWYVESVMVHELAHQWFGNSVSPRRWSDVWLNEAHATWYEALFAQEKGDRRASLEARMRHAYEQSDGWRAEGGPPAAPKAPSPGEKISIFRPVVYDGSALVLYALRQKIGPAAFDRIEREWVSRHRDGVADTADFVQLASQVSGQDLTAFFQGWLYGERTPPMPGHPQWQPRKGADKPGAKGAAPGPGAKKPAPTPGGPKAAAGSPGKPA; encoded by the coding sequence ATGTCCCTTCCCTTGCGCCGCCCGTCCCGCGACCCCGACCGCCCCGTCCCCGTCCTGCCCCGTGGCCCGAGCGGGCGGGGCCGGCGGACCGGTCTGCGGGCCGCCGCCCTTGGGCTGGCCGCGCTGGCCACCCTCGGTGTGGCCGAGCCGCCGGCCGTGGGGCCGCAGGGCCTCGGTGACCGACTCTTCCCCACCCTCGGCAACACCGGCTACGACGTCACGTCCTATGACGTCTCCCTGGACTACTCCGGCCACAACGACCGGCCGCTGAACGTCACCACCCAGATCACCGCCCGCGCCACCGATGAGCTCGATCACCTCAACCTCGACTTCGCCCGCGGCGCCGTACGCTCCGTGAAGATCGGCGGCCTGGCCGCCCGGCACGAGCAGCACGGCGAGGACCTCGTGCTCACCCCGGCCTTCCACATCTCCCGGGGGCAGGATCTGAAGATCACCATCGAGCACACCAGCGACCCCGGCGGCAAGGGCGACGGCGGCTGGATCCGCACCGCCGACGGGCTGGCGATGGCCAACCAGGCCGACGCCGCACACCGGGTCTTCCCCTGCAACGACCACCCCTCCGACAAGGCCCTCTTCACCTTCCACATCACCGCGCCCCAGCAGCTGACCGCCGTCGCCAACGGGCTGCCGCTGCGCCCCGGCGCCCGCGCGGGGCGCCGCACCTGGACCTACCGCACGGACCACCCCATGGCCACCGAGCTGGCGCAGGTCTCCATCGGGAAGTCCAGCGTGCTGCTGCGCCACGGGCCGCACGGCCTGCCGATCCGCGATGTCGTACCGACCGCGGACCGGGCCGCCCTCGCGCACTGGCTGGCCAAGACCCCCGGCCACGTGACCTGGATGGAGCGCAAGGTCGGTCCCTACCCCTTCGAGGCGTACGGGGTGCTGATCGCCAACGCCAGGACCGGCTTCGAGCTGGAGACCCAGACCCTGTCGCTCTTCGAGAAGGCCCTGTTCACCGCCGGTCAGCTGCCCGACTGGTACGTCGAGTCCGTGATGGTGCACGAGCTGGCCCACCAGTGGTTCGGCAACAGCGTCAGCCCGCGCCGCTGGTCCGACGTCTGGCTCAACGAGGCCCATGCCACCTGGTACGAGGCCCTCTTCGCCCAGGAGAAGGGCGACCGCCGGGCCTCGCTGGAGGCCCGTATGCGGCACGCCTACGAGCAGTCCGACGGCTGGCGCGCCGAGGGCGGACCGCCCGCCGCGCCCAAGGCCCCCAGCCCGGGGGAGAAGATCAGCATCTTCCGCCCGGTCGTCTACGACGGCAGTGCGCTGGTCCTCTACGCCCTGCGGCAGAAGATCGGCCCCGCCGCCTTCGACCGGATCGAACGCGAGTGGGTGTCCCGGCACCGCGACGGGGTGGCCGACACCGCCGACTTCGTCCAGCTGGCCTCCCAGGTGTCCGGGCAGGACCTCACCGCCTTCTTCCAGGGGTGGCTCTACGGCGAGCGGACCCCGCCGATGCCCGGGCACCCGCAGTGGCAGCCCAGGAAGGGCGCGGACAAGCCCGGCGCCAAGGGAGCCGCCCCCGGCCCCGGTGCCAAGAAGCCCGCTCCGACCCCCGGCGGACCCAAGGCGGCCGCCGGCAGCCCCGGTAAACCCGCGTGA
- a CDS encoding GNAT family N-acetyltransferase has protein sequence MPPTDPGLSSADTLGRQHPPERSARADDGPRPAMSPDAPAAGPLLDNLAGWGAAETPAGPFALVPVRPDRDLDRITGWMNDPAVAAFWELAGPPETTAAHLRGQLDGDGRSVPCLGVLAGVPMSYWEIYRADLDPLARHYAARPQDTGVHLLIGGAGDRGRGLGSTLLRATAGLILDHRPQCTRVVAEPDLRNTASVAAFLSAGFRCADEIELPAKRAALMVRDRARRRLL, from the coding sequence GTGCCACCCACCGACCCCGGCCTCAGCTCCGCTGACACGCTTGGCCGGCAGCACCCGCCGGAACGCAGCGCGCGGGCCGACGACGGTCCGCGGCCGGCGATGTCCCCGGACGCCCCGGCCGCCGGGCCGCTGCTCGACAACCTGGCGGGCTGGGGCGCGGCCGAGACACCCGCCGGGCCGTTCGCGCTCGTGCCCGTCCGGCCGGACCGCGATCTCGACCGGATCACCGGCTGGATGAACGATCCGGCCGTCGCCGCCTTCTGGGAGCTGGCGGGGCCGCCGGAGACCACCGCCGCCCATCTGCGCGGCCAGCTCGACGGCGACGGCCGCAGCGTGCCCTGCCTGGGGGTGCTGGCCGGGGTCCCGATGAGCTACTGGGAGATCTACCGCGCCGACCTCGACCCCCTCGCCCGCCACTACGCCGCCCGGCCCCAGGACACCGGTGTCCACCTGCTCATCGGCGGGGCCGGTGACCGGGGGCGCGGACTGGGCAGCACCCTGCTGCGTGCCACCGCCGGTCTCATCCTCGACCACCGCCCGCAGTGCACCCGGGTCGTCGCCGAGCCCGATCTGCGCAACACCGCCTCCGTCGCGGCCTTCCTGAGCGCGGGGTTCCGCTGCGCCGACGAGATCGAACTGCCCGCGAAACGCGCGGCGTTGATGGTCCGCGACCGCGCCCGCCGCCGCCTGCTCTGA
- a CDS encoding IucA/IucC family protein, which produces MNERPGPDGGQPAERIPAHQGAGIIESVPRQQRRAPDEACHQQSYESPDGLAAHGGAAPHDRARGDHDPLDHPDPAVAADAAGIEHLLRCWLRESGTHHPAEGRLRLPLRAAAASALIIPVRYWSPTGWHRLGAPTLEGAPPGAAPLDAVTLAAMLRREAAHGDRRASDGGEHRVADGGERPEPDATPQQAPDGDGTELVGRVANSVRNVAAFLTDRRARPADDHGALFLEAEQSLLLGHPLHPTPKSREGLSDAETRAYSPELRGAFPLHWMAVHRSVLAADSAWTVRGKPVPADHLTREFAGSGCQLPDGTVPLPLHPWQARELADRSDVTALREAGLLHDLGVHGPLWHPTSSVRTVYRPDADAMLKLSLGLRITNSRRENLRKELARGVEVHRLLRTGLAKQWQTVHPGFDIVRDPAYLAVDGFDGEPVQGLDVVIRHNPFSTTDDAVCIAGLTSLRPWPGRSGVRSRLEDLVSTLAARTGRPLDAVATEWFLRYLEAVVRPVLWLDGTAGIVLEAHQQNTVVLLDPDGWPVGGRYRDNQGYYFRTSRRAELERRLPGIGAASDSFVADDVTDERFAYYLGINNVLGLIGAFGSQRLVREEILLAAFRRFLADAAAAPRAHRSPLPEQLLAARTLRCKANLATRLHGLDELVGPVETQSVYVTLPNPLAP; this is translated from the coding sequence ATGAACGAACGCCCCGGCCCCGACGGCGGCCAGCCCGCCGAGCGCATCCCCGCCCACCAGGGCGCGGGCATCATCGAGTCGGTACCGCGCCAGCAGCGGCGGGCCCCGGACGAGGCCTGCCACCAGCAGTCCTATGAGTCCCCGGACGGACTGGCCGCCCATGGCGGCGCCGCCCCGCACGACCGCGCCCGCGGTGACCACGACCCGCTCGACCACCCGGACCCGGCGGTCGCCGCCGACGCCGCGGGCATCGAGCACCTCCTGCGCTGCTGGCTCCGGGAGAGCGGCACCCACCACCCGGCCGAGGGCCGGCTGCGCCTCCCGCTGCGGGCCGCCGCCGCGAGCGCCCTGATCATCCCCGTCCGCTACTGGTCCCCCACGGGCTGGCACCGCCTGGGCGCCCCCACCCTCGAAGGCGCCCCGCCCGGTGCCGCCCCGCTGGACGCCGTCACCCTCGCCGCGATGCTGCGCCGGGAGGCCGCGCACGGCGACCGGCGGGCCTCCGACGGCGGCGAGCACCGGGTGGCGGACGGCGGGGAGCGGCCGGAACCGGACGCCACGCCGCAGCAGGCACCGGACGGCGACGGCACCGAACTCGTCGGCCGGGTCGCCAACTCCGTCCGCAATGTCGCCGCCTTCCTCACCGACCGGCGCGCCCGGCCCGCCGACGACCACGGCGCCCTCTTCCTCGAAGCCGAACAGTCCCTCCTCCTCGGCCACCCGCTGCACCCCACACCCAAGAGCCGCGAAGGTCTCTCCGACGCCGAGACCCGCGCCTATTCGCCCGAACTGCGCGGCGCCTTCCCGCTGCACTGGATGGCCGTGCACCGCTCCGTCCTGGCCGCCGACTCCGCCTGGACCGTACGCGGCAAGCCCGTACCGGCCGACCATCTCACCCGGGAGTTCGCGGGGAGCGGCTGCCAACTCCCGGACGGCACCGTGCCGTTGCCGCTGCACCCCTGGCAGGCCAGAGAACTCGCCGACCGCTCCGATGTCACCGCCCTCCGCGAGGCCGGTCTGCTGCACGACCTCGGCGTCCACGGCCCGCTCTGGCACCCCACCTCCTCCGTCCGCACGGTCTACCGCCCCGACGCGGACGCCATGCTCAAGCTCTCCCTCGGGCTGCGCATCACCAACTCCCGCCGGGAGAACCTCCGTAAGGAACTGGCCCGCGGGGTCGAGGTGCACCGGCTGCTGCGCACCGGCCTCGCCAAGCAGTGGCAGACCGTCCACCCCGGCTTCGACATCGTCCGCGACCCGGCCTATCTCGCCGTCGACGGCTTCGACGGCGAACCCGTCCAGGGCCTCGACGTCGTCATCCGCCACAACCCCTTCAGCACCACCGACGACGCCGTCTGCATCGCCGGCCTCACCTCCCTCCGGCCCTGGCCCGGCCGCTCCGGCGTGCGCTCCCGCCTCGAAGACCTCGTCTCCACGCTCGCCGCCCGCACCGGCCGCCCCCTGGACGCGGTGGCCACCGAGTGGTTCCTGCGCTACCTCGAAGCGGTCGTACGGCCCGTGCTGTGGCTCGACGGCACGGCCGGCATCGTGCTGGAAGCCCATCAGCAGAACACCGTGGTGCTGCTGGACCCTGACGGCTGGCCGGTCGGCGGCCGCTACCGCGACAACCAGGGCTACTACTTCCGCACCTCGCGCCGCGCCGAACTGGAACGACGGCTGCCCGGCATCGGCGCGGCCAGCGACTCCTTCGTCGCCGACGACGTCACCGACGAACGCTTCGCCTACTACCTCGGCATCAACAACGTCCTCGGCCTCATCGGGGCCTTCGGCTCCCAGCGCCTGGTCCGCGAGGAGATCCTGCTCGCCGCCTTCCGCCGGTTCCTCGCCGATGCCGCCGCGGCCCCGCGGGCCCACCGCTCGCCGCTCCCGGAGCAGTTGCTCGCCGCCCGCACCCTGCGCTGCAAGGCCAACCTGGCGACCCGGCTGCACGGCCTGGACGAACTCGTCGGCCCGGTCGAAACCCAGTCCGTCTACGTCACCCTGCCCAACCCCCTCGCCCCGTAG
- the hflX gene encoding GTPase HflX, with protein sequence MTSSSSLPQDRQRLPESLRANALMEEDVAWSHEIDGERDGDQYDRSARAALRRVAGLSTELEDVTEVEYRQLRLERVVLVGVWTTGTVQEAENSLAELAALAETAGAMVLDGVIQRRDKPDPATYIGSGKALELRDIVLESGADTVVCDGELSPGQLIHLEDVVKVKVVDRTALILDIFAQHAKSREGKAQVSLAQMQYMLPRLRGWGQSLSRQMGGGGSGSAGGGMATRGPGETKIETDRRRIREKMAKMRREIAEMKTGRDIKRQERRRNKVPSVAIAGYTNAGKSSLLNRLTGAGVLVENALFATLDPTVRRAETPSGRLYTLADTVGFVRHLPHHLVEAFRSTMEEVGESDLILHVVDGSHPVPEEQLAAVREVIRDVGATDVPEIVVVNKADAADPLVLQRLLRNEKHALAVSARTGQGMAELLELLDEELPRPQVEIDVLVPYTQGALVSRAHAEGEVISEEHTAEGTVLKARVHAELAAEFEPFVPAA encoded by the coding sequence ATGACCTCCTCTTCTTCCCTTCCACAGGACCGGCAGCGCCTCCCCGAGAGCCTTCGGGCGAACGCCCTGATGGAAGAGGACGTCGCCTGGAGCCACGAGATCGACGGGGAGCGGGACGGCGACCAGTACGACCGCTCGGCACGCGCCGCACTACGCCGGGTAGCGGGCCTTTCCACCGAGCTCGAGGACGTCACCGAGGTCGAGTACCGACAGCTCCGCCTGGAGCGCGTGGTGCTCGTCGGTGTCTGGACCACGGGCACGGTCCAGGAGGCGGAGAACTCGCTCGCCGAGCTCGCCGCCCTCGCCGAGACCGCCGGCGCGATGGTGCTCGACGGCGTCATCCAGCGCCGGGACAAGCCCGACCCGGCCACCTACATCGGCTCGGGCAAGGCCCTGGAGCTGCGGGACATCGTGCTCGAATCCGGGGCGGACACCGTGGTGTGTGACGGTGAGCTCTCCCCGGGCCAGCTGATCCACCTGGAGGATGTCGTCAAGGTCAAGGTGGTCGACCGGACCGCCCTGATCCTCGACATCTTCGCCCAGCACGCCAAGTCCCGGGAGGGTAAGGCGCAGGTCTCGCTGGCGCAGATGCAGTACATGCTCCCCCGCCTCCGTGGCTGGGGTCAGTCGCTCTCCCGGCAGATGGGTGGCGGTGGCTCCGGTTCGGCGGGCGGCGGTATGGCCACCCGTGGTCCCGGTGAGACCAAGATCGAGACGGACCGGCGGCGGATCCGCGAGAAGATGGCGAAGATGCGCCGGGAGATCGCGGAGATGAAGACCGGCCGGGACATCAAGCGCCAGGAGCGCCGGCGCAACAAGGTCCCCTCGGTCGCCATCGCCGGCTACACCAACGCCGGTAAGTCGTCCCTGCTCAACCGCCTGACCGGGGCCGGCGTCCTGGTGGAGAACGCCCTGTTCGCCACCCTGGACCCGACCGTCCGGCGGGCCGAGACCCCCAGCGGACGGCTCTACACCCTCGCCGACACCGTCGGCTTCGTCCGCCACCTCCCGCACCACCTCGTCGAGGCCTTCCGCTCCACGATGGAGGAGGTCGGCGAGTCCGATCTCATCCTGCATGTGGTCGACGGCTCGCACCCGGTGCCCGAGGAGCAGCTGGCCGCGGTACGCGAGGTGATCCGCGACGTGGGCGCGACGGACGTGCCCGAGATCGTGGTGGTCAACAAGGCCGACGCGGCCGATCCGCTGGTGCTCCAGCGACTGCTGCGCAACGAGAAGCACGCCCTCGCGGTCTCGGCCCGTACGGGCCAGGGCATGGCGGAGCTGCTGGAACTGCTCGACGAGGAACTGCCCCGGCCGCAGGTCGAGATCGATGTCCTGGTGCCGTACACCCAGGGCGCCCTGGTCTCGCGGGCGCACGCCGAGGGCGAGGTCATCTCCGAGGAGCACACCGCCGAGGGCACGGTCCTCAAGGCACGGGTGCACGCGGAACTGGCCGCCGAGTTCGAGCCTTTCGTGCCGGCTGCCTGA